The Leptidea sinapis chromosome 27, ilLepSina1.1, whole genome shotgun sequence nucleotide sequence ATATCTAGCTGCCTACCTGCTTTGTTTTCGTGAGACCTGCGTGGCTTTATGAGCATtccttaatatattaaaatattattgttacagGACACAGTGACTCATAAGAAACACGACGCTACGGACGACAAGCAGTCGGTGACACTAACTTGGACTGCGCCCAAGAACTTCAACGAGATAGTGAAATTCAGGTAGtttttatacgttttatatTACCGATCTAATTTAATCAGAACGAAACTATTCGCCGAGAGTTGATGGACGCTGTGGATAATTTGATGTAGGCctagtttatatttgtattcgtaattaaatattaattaattcattgtTTTTTCTAGGGCCACCATCGCACTAAATGGAGCTGTTTTCTGGGTCGGAGTTGAATCAGCGCCAGTCAAAATAACCCCTTGAAAGATATCAATTTAATCTCTTATTATTAGATACttatccccttattcataatggtccgctaactttaaacagccgcttaggagcaatgatattatatacttttaaatatcattgcttaggagtgttttttctcattctgacttaggtcaatagaagaagacagagtgataattagcaatgctttaagttagccgACTATTATGAATACGAAGTACGGCTCTATCCACAAATTACGTCAcataaatttacataatttttaccCCTCCCCCGGTCACAATTATTGTGAGACCCCAGAAGTGTGATGTCgcatattttgcaattttacatttacttaagTACGAATTttagatataaaaaattaaagctgtttccaaaaaaatattatttaaattcagtTTTCTTTGCAATTTTTTGATATAGATTACAATTCACTTTCAACACTGCACTACTATACCTAATATCTGTCCATAATGTGTTAACTTCTTctatattttgatttatcaTCATAAGCTGCACTGAATGCTTCTTAAAATATACAGTAGGTAGTCTTAAATCACTTTTTTGTTCAGTTTAAAAGTGTCTCATTAGTTAAAATtccaaaacagaaaaaaaatatacaacgttgtttaaaaatttggcaagaaaaaaaaattaaactttatcaCGCACACAGAGTTTTTGTTACTCTTTAGTAGTATGTTGTTAAAATTGTTATACTTAGATATAGAATATTATACTTTGAAAGAATGTGATGTCACAAATATTGTCCCCCCCCCCTTGCCACACAATGTCACACTTCGTCAATCCCCTCCCTCCCCCTTACCatgtgacgtaatttatggTGCCTTACTTAAAACTGTGTTATGACCCTTTAATATTATTAGCGATGTAAGCTTAGTTATACTTCTAATAaagtttaaaacaaaaacaacagatttttaataaattgtttattataaccACAGCACCAAGACAGTGTCTAGGGGTCTAAGTTTGGTTCGagtaacacaaaatataaaagttacatAAACTAGAGCACAAGTTAGGTGTTATTTAATGCTATATTACATGGCTCGTCATACACACATAAAATGGCATTGCTTacggcggcgtcgtgtgccgggtcgttaCCTTCCCTCAAATGTGTGAAAGGaatgatggctggtccatgcgtcaacccatgaacgggtgctgcttgtagtGCCAGgttgacctgttatagttaaaaaataattgtttgatgcgattactatttatgacaataatcacgaccatcatggtCACGAGACATCCTTACACAATCAATTAATTGCAGCTCTAaaagttgatgcatccaatataggagacctacttaatttatatttatacggccttacaaataaacatagcataaagttataactgagaataaaccaagaatatacaaaatgtcCGCTAGGTTGATACCACAGCGGCGGTTCTGCTGTACAGTGCAAGCATTATTTGTTCGATttgaagggtgctgtagctagtgacattTATATCTCAAACTGGCGAGCCATACACAAAGAATGACACAAAGAGATTGATTAATTTCGTTATAAACCCATTGTAAAATATGATTACacgttataatttataaaacaccAATTATTGTTAATCAgcaaaaactcataaaaatacACCCTGACTCATGCTCACATCCTTAGGCAGTTCTGAGCTGGCAAGATTTCAATAGCTCGTTAATCATTAACATTAATTTGAGCACATACGACTCGAACCATCATTAAAAAAGAAAGCTCTAATAAGATTACATACAGTTTACAATACATGAATACAAAATTGGAAAATACAAGAGACACATATATAAATAGTAGATACACCTACACATAcaaatagtttatatatatatacataaaaaattggcAGTGTTTTGTTCATATTCTAAGTAACTTTAGCATAGCTATCATCAACCACCTGAATCTTAAgtctaatttaatttgaaatattcaaataatatattagttaacTAGTTGATATCTGCGACACCGTCTGTGTTCTTAATTGTAATAACTATTTATGTTATTGTGGCACAACTGAAAGCAATACACTTGTAAAAATCGTAGATTATCAATACATTAATAACTTTACATCAAATGAagacattattttattgtatgacaAGGATTTTTTCCGAagtacaatgacgttctacacatatagacaaatcacgtcttataaaaacaaagccgatatatggaacatgccacaaattgcACGATAATTAGCTTTGACTTCTATACATTGCCACATTAACCTcggttgtttaaaatattcttacacAATAAGTAGctatgtaaaacatttattaagttTAGGTTTAACTGTTTCTTTAAATCTTGACACaagactaaggagaaaagtgtgctatATAATTGTCTTTATGGACATTTttaccgttccgctatcagactgcgaatgatatgtcgtTTTAagtgtatagaatgtcattgtttAAATAGAATAACCTAAAATCTATTACAAGATGCATATCTGCCATATCAAAGGCATTGCTACTAGgaaaattttacaaatacaagATGGATATAAAAATGGAAGAATAGGATAAAACGGTAATCACAGTTTCATAAATAGAAAGATGAAATTCAGTTCAGTATTAGGACCGTTCAGATTCATATGTACTCCACATGCAAGATGATTGTGATGTGAGGGCCAATTGCTATTAGTATACTCTTAAAATAAGTGGTTCCTTCATTTTGCTTCTTATCCCAAAAAAATCAATTGCACAAAATAAGGGAGTTTATGATGCTTATTTGAAACAATTCTTACTATGGACCAACTTAGTATAAAAGATACATACCATCCATATATCGAATTTGATGTAtgtgaaaaaatcaataatacattacaattagttaaaataattaaaacttaaacaataatcactataatattattaaaacttattaagaTTCAATGAACCTTTAATAATTCTATATTGCACTATTAGTAGCTAATTTGGCTTTTTATATGAtagttctatttttttttgttacctacttacttaaatatttgagtcttatatcatactagctgacccggcaaacattgttttgccatataaattatttttagtgtttgaccgttttttctcagatttacttacttaaagccgacaaccacgaccacgaaatagtcttttaaattttcgggttaatataatatagcacaAGACATTCACAAAAAATGTGGCACTCTATgtgtaagaaaaattttaaaatcgtttcagtagatccagagattaagCATAAGAGTATTCTATTTAAACATcaacattttaatgtttttaaattattttgctattcggaatggaacattatagttttaaaaattatggcctatatgttattttggtgtgtaagctatattaatgtaaagtttcatcaaaatccattcagtagtttttgctttaaaggagtacaaacatacatcctgtcatacaaactttcacatttataatattagtaggattacaatttgtataattattatcagaACAATTCCATTAGttgaattcatttaaattaactattttaaatctaatgataaatatataatagtgtGAAGCATCCACATGCACATTGATGTAACTGTATGTATATGTGCTTATTGTAAAACGCGAAAAAAAAGACTTATTAGGCAAAGTTGAAAGTGCCACATGACTTACAATCAGCACCTCTCTTTCGCCATCATGTTTGTCAACATATACAATCAACAGTGataatgtatatacataaatgacTATTATGACAGTATccatgtttaaaaaatatgtacactTCTTCTTTATAATTCTGCTGATTTTCATTCTgtgcatttaaaaaatactttcataaatattttttagaattagTTAAACTTTAATGGTCTTGCAAACCTAGGCCAGAAGTGCCTAATTTATGAACAGAACAGACTGGGTCATTTAATGGATGACAGTggattttttactttaattattaaatattaacagtttgataaaaatattcttgttattctatccatatatatatatatatacatatatggaTAGAATaacaagaatatatatatatatatatataacccaTACAAATCTTTATCTAAATCTTAGAGTCCGCATATAAATCCATATCCATGTGTGTCAGCTTTCAAAATTTGCTTCCGTAAGTTCCTGACAAAATAATAGGTATACATCACCGGTGCAGCATAATACGACCAAATGGATTGCGCCACTTACTCATTTATTAGAATAATAGTTTCTTCAAGAACTGCTTTGTTTTCAACATACAAGAATTACATTGTATGATAACTATACTtcaaaaactatatttaataaCTATTGCCCTGTTACAAATCAAATtaagcaaatataatattttatacatacctAATActttattagtttaaaaaaaaaacatactgcaACAGGCATTTTTcatgcataaaaaatttaaataatccttATATGCTTCACAATCATCAAGAGttacatatattaaataaatatgatatatttcatttggTCTCAATTAAATGCACTGCAACTCTAAATTCTTAAATCTAACAATCACAGGTAatactgaaataataaataatacacacaaaaatttttttgttaaccCTATGAGAATTTCTGTATGAAATAATTCTGCCGCTTCAGCTGTCTATAGAGAGATATGTATTTACCGGCAGTCGAAGTACGAGGTACAACATATTGTTTACAAAACAGTTTGGGATCTTGAGCCTTTTTAGATAGTTCTCCACAATCAAGTGCCCTTAGGAATGCAAGAACAAAGGTAAAGCAGTTATGCCGCTCTTCATTGTACTGTTCTGGCTTCCAAAGAGGACTGGAACTAacctgaaattaaaatatttataatataatcagtAGAACCTCTTTAAGACGAAACCTTATTCCACAACTTAAACAAATTCACTTCCCTTTAAGCCCCAATAAGTTGAAGTAATCTCTGataattcattacaaaaaatagtttcttaatttattatttcacatCCAACTTAAAATTAAGCTTAGAGGAATCCTATACAAGTCCTATATTAATTTGCATGTTTCCACACAGAATTCATGacatttcaagaatcctaggtactgcattgtaattggcagaaaaaaaaacattgcaaaGAGACCTcacttaattgtgtgtcttctactggaGTGCtactgttttgatttgattcctGGTGCCGAATTCCACTACACTACTTGCATGACAATCCCCAAATTTttatatcatcctcaccataaGAATGTGTGACATTTCTCTACTGTGTGGTGATAAAAGGGACTTTCGGCTATGTATGTGTCCACTCATCTCAGTTGTTTGGCTGAATTATTATAAAGGCATTTCTATGTCAAAGAATTATAGGTTCCGGATAAATAATCACCAACATTtcatatactaaaataaaaccaTCTCCAAAAAATGCTGTGTGTtatgttataagtattattccgatcagtCCAGTAGTTTTCAACCAAAGTAtaaccaaacaaaaaaaaggCTCTCCTATTATAATATGGTACATAGAttgaatatataatacataaaaggttcccaaaaatatacatttaaaggaacatttttccatacaaaaatagttttcaatatatttcatataataatgaatattgtcaaaacaatgtaataattattaaactaagtattaaacttaaaaatgcTAAAGTTACCCAGTAGATTCGAAGACCAGATAATAAAAATTTCTGTAAAATATGTGTGTGTTTCAAGTGTTAAATGTCTataccattatttttttattgatactgTTCTTATGATAATGAATGTTACCTGCAGTAGAACCTCATCCCAAATTTCATTCCATAACTCATCAAATTGTTCTAACAAAAGACACTGATCCCAATCTATACTTGTCTCCCGATTGCTCCAATTTTTAGTAATTGAATCTACACCCTTTATACCTTCTTCACTAAATTCAATCACAGAACCATGAGAATTAGTCACTCCAATATGTAAATCCTTGGAATTATAGTAGTCACTGCAACAAAGGAAATAGTTTATCATAAATCAATGAATCAATTTAAGGCTAATTATTGATGTCTGATAATGTTGGGACTACTTACTTGAGGAAATCACCATGTGTTGGCTTCATCACTATTGCCCTTGGATGCTGTGATGCTTTTACAAAGGGATAGGGAACTCTAAAACAATGCATAAACTAGctagtaaacaaaatataaaac carries:
- the LOC126972659 gene encoding MKRN2 opposite strand protein isoform X1, giving the protein MDPGILCLHHCNHKVFCTVIPEKCPACHQTLNRYDYNLLPFRVPYPFVKASQHPRAIVMKPTHGDFLNDYYNSKDLHIGVTNSHGSVIEFSEEGIKGVDSITKNWSNRETSIDWDQCLLLEQFDELWNEIWDEVLLQVSSSPLWKPEQYNEERHNCFTFVLAFLRALDCGELSKKAQDPKLFCKQYVVPRTSTAGQPGTTSSTRSWVDAWTSHHSFHTFEGR
- the LOC126972659 gene encoding MKRN2 opposite strand protein isoform X2; this translates as MDPGILCLHHCNHKVFCTVIPEKCPACHQTLNRYDYNLLPFRVPYPFVKASQHPRAIVMKPTHGDFLNDYYNSKDLHIGVTNSHGSVIEFSEEGIKGVDSITKNWSNRETSIDWDQCLLLEQFDELWNEIWDEVLLQVSSSPLWKPEQYNEERHNCFTFVLAFLRALDCGELSKKAQDPKLFCKQYVVPRTSTAGKYISLYRQLKRQNYFIQKFS